A genome region from Nocardia sp. NBC_01730 includes the following:
- a CDS encoding putative nucleotide-diphospho-sugar transferase: MRTHDAAINVHVFVNDYHKILFENYFIKSLQDPWRVVPHILPELGREGGNFGTTEFKALIRHKIEGLVREILPRETDLFILSDVDIQFFAPCDETVRSAMREHDIVFQSEWGGARRVNTGFIAMRPGPGVLELWSEVYDALVESADSAEHLDEQMVMNTLLHASPREGLSWDVFPREIWAFSNQELMPQRPEFASVMLHHANCTVPRDGRSSLELKLEQMEMVKASVQSLRTRRP; this comes from the coding sequence ATGAGGACCCACGATGCCGCCATCAATGTCCACGTGTTCGTCAACGATTATCACAAGATCCTCTTTGAGAACTACTTCATCAAGAGCCTGCAAGACCCCTGGCGGGTGGTTCCGCACATTCTGCCCGAGCTTGGTAGGGAGGGCGGGAACTTTGGAACAACCGAATTCAAGGCTCTGATCCGGCACAAAATCGAAGGCCTCGTGCGCGAGATACTGCCCCGCGAGACAGACCTCTTCATCTTGAGCGACGTGGATATCCAGTTCTTTGCTCCATGCGACGAGACCGTCCGGAGCGCCATGCGCGAGCATGACATCGTGTTTCAGAGCGAGTGGGGTGGGGCGCGGCGGGTGAACACTGGGTTTATCGCCATGAGGCCGGGGCCCGGAGTGCTCGAGCTCTGGAGTGAGGTGTATGACGCACTCGTCGAATCCGCCGATTCTGCGGAGCACCTTGACGAACAGATGGTGATGAACACGCTGCTGCACGCCAGCCCCCGAGAGGGGTTGTCCTGGGACGTCTTCCCTCGCGAGATCTGGGCATTCAGCAATCAGGAATTGATGCCGCAGCGGCCGGAATTCGCCTCGGTCATGCTCCATCATGCAAACTGCACGGTCCCGCGCGACGGCAGGTCCAGCCTCGAGCTGAAGCTCGAGCAGATGGAGATGGTCAAGGCCTCCGTGCAGTCCCTTCGCACTAGACGCCCCTGA
- a CDS encoding tyrosine-type recombinase/integrase, with protein MLWSRVAKNRQRRARRRDGSLAGSVNPVTGKRTFPEGYAASTINHSLSAVKMFYDYHLLTGFGPVVNPVPLQRSHDMDRAGSHRSPIEPAPPNGRAPYRQRARTKAPRALPDAVFDDFFAALPSNRNRAIVSIAVSSGPRADELLRMRLEDIDIGRQLVALEGKGHRELEWVPAPPDAFLWLATYLAETEHLGSEGVTGLWWTIRRPTRPSTYWALRQVLNRANERLGANVTFHDLRHTYAMRLMDDPNLLITDIQRLMRHRSLASTQIHARARIDNLVRKMREHYARPAPAEPAPDPSYDPAAMAVLFPGLA; from the coding sequence GTGTTGTGGTCGCGGGTCGCGAAGAATCGGCAGCGGCGGGCTCGTCGCCGCGACGGCAGTCTGGCCGGGTCGGTGAATCCGGTGACTGGTAAGCGGACGTTTCCGGAAGGCTATGCGGCCTCGACGATCAATCACTCGCTGTCGGCGGTGAAGATGTTCTATGACTATCACCTGCTGACCGGGTTCGGTCCGGTGGTCAATCCTGTTCCCCTGCAACGTAGTCACGATATGGATCGGGCGGGGTCTCATCGCAGCCCGATCGAGCCGGCGCCGCCGAATGGGCGGGCTCCATATCGGCAGCGCGCCCGCACCAAAGCACCCCGGGCGTTGCCGGATGCGGTGTTCGACGATTTCTTCGCGGCTCTGCCGAGCAATCGGAATCGGGCGATCGTGTCGATCGCGGTGAGCTCGGGTCCGCGGGCGGATGAGTTGTTGCGAATGCGGTTGGAGGACATCGACATCGGCCGCCAGCTGGTCGCGCTCGAAGGCAAAGGCCATCGTGAGCTGGAATGGGTTCCCGCGCCGCCGGACGCGTTCTTGTGGTTGGCGACCTATCTGGCCGAGACTGAGCATCTAGGTTCCGAGGGGGTCACCGGGCTGTGGTGGACGATCCGGCGCCCGACGCGTCCTTCGACGTATTGGGCATTGCGTCAGGTACTCAACCGCGCCAACGAGCGGCTCGGTGCGAACGTGACATTCCACGACCTGCGACACACCTACGCGATGCGGCTCATGGACGACCCGAACCTGCTGATCACCGACATCCAACGATTGATGCGGCACCGATCCCTCGCAAGCACCCAAATCCACGCACGGGCACGCATCGATAATCTGGTCCGCAAGATGCGCGAGCACTACGCTCGCCCGGCACCGGCCGAGCCAGCTCCCGATCCTTCATACGACCCGGCCGCGATGGCTGTGCTGTTCCCGGGGCTGGCATGA
- a CDS encoding acyl-CoA-like ligand-binding transcription factor: MSGLRERKKAQTRLAIQYHALRLFRKHGYENTTVRQIADAAEVSESTFFRYFPTKEEVVLWDDLDLSFAARFRAQPTALDSFEAMRTAMRDTFTELPTAQRQHLQERVGLMMSVPPLRASLLDQLIGATRVMSDLVTQRSGTGSADPAVCAVVGAIIGAGFSAVIAAQDNPGADFTELLDETLGHLATVASAPR, translated from the coding sequence ATGAGCGGACTGCGGGAGAGGAAGAAAGCGCAGACCCGTCTGGCGATTCAGTACCACGCGTTGCGACTGTTCCGGAAACACGGGTACGAGAACACGACGGTCAGGCAGATCGCCGACGCCGCGGAGGTATCCGAGAGCACCTTCTTCCGTTACTTTCCCACCAAGGAAGAAGTTGTTCTCTGGGATGATCTGGATCTCTCGTTCGCCGCGCGGTTCCGGGCGCAGCCGACCGCGCTGGACTCGTTCGAGGCTATGCGAACGGCCATGCGCGACACCTTCACCGAGCTACCCACGGCGCAACGGCAACATCTGCAGGAGAGAGTCGGACTGATGATGTCCGTACCGCCGCTACGCGCATCACTGCTGGACCAGCTCATCGGCGCAACCCGCGTGATGTCGGATCTGGTGACCCAGCGGTCAGGCACCGGCTCAGCGGATCCGGCAGTGTGCGCGGTTGTCGGCGCCATCATCGGTGCGGGATTCTCGGCTGTCATCGCGGCCCAAGACAATCCCGGTGCCGACTTCACCGAACTACTCGATGAAACACTGGGACACCTCGCCACCGTCGCCTCGGCACCCCGCTGA
- a CDS encoding tyrosine-type recombinase/integrase encodes MIESEENTRDLAGLVVPRSGRLIATGEESEPYRLLDSRGAVVAPVEVFLRELLAAGRAAPTLRSYGMDLLRWWRFLQAIDVGWDRATRVEARDFSCWIQLTVKQRRRVDRSDGAGWAKHRAAEVNSVSGKPAPGDGYAPATVAHSETVLRTFYDFHRDAGSGPILNPFPLDPSRRSRRAHAHRNPMDGWPRERVGRYRPKVRHRIPRAIPDHRFNELFAALGSHRDRALVAFWISTGVRASELLGLRHCDVDPGQQLITVVRKGTRACQQVPASADAFVWLRLYQEQLHGQVPQGRIQPVWWTLRRPRRPLKYHAAHRMFERANAVLGSDWTLHDLRHSAAARMARDPQLTLSDVQLVMGHAHLSTTEIYLTPNSDEVIAGVLAHHARTAEQRDKPAPPPPAPGYDPQTLSVLFGRNL; translated from the coding sequence GTGATCGAATCCGAGGAGAACACCCGCGATCTCGCGGGTCTGGTGGTGCCCCGGTCTGGTCGGTTGATAGCCACCGGCGAGGAGTCCGAGCCGTATCGGCTGCTGGACAGCCGCGGGGCGGTGGTCGCCCCGGTGGAGGTATTCCTGCGAGAGTTGCTGGCAGCGGGACGGGCGGCGCCGACGCTGCGCTCATATGGCATGGATCTGTTGCGGTGGTGGCGGTTTCTACAGGCCATCGATGTTGGCTGGGACCGCGCAACTCGGGTCGAGGCCCGCGATTTCAGTTGCTGGATCCAGCTGACGGTGAAGCAGCGCCGTCGGGTCGATCGTTCCGATGGGGCTGGTTGGGCAAAGCATAGGGCAGCAGAAGTCAATTCAGTCAGCGGTAAGCCCGCTCCAGGAGACGGATACGCCCCGGCGACCGTGGCGCATTCGGAGACTGTGCTGCGGACTTTCTACGATTTTCACCGCGATGCCGGAAGTGGGCCGATTCTGAATCCGTTCCCGCTGGATCCGTCGCGGCGGTCCCGTCGGGCGCATGCGCATCGCAATCCGATGGATGGGTGGCCGCGCGAGCGAGTGGGGCGTTATCGGCCGAAGGTTCGGCATCGGATTCCTCGCGCGATTCCTGATCACCGGTTCAACGAGTTGTTCGCGGCGCTGGGGTCGCATCGGGACCGCGCGTTGGTGGCGTTCTGGATCTCGACGGGGGTGCGAGCGTCGGAGCTGCTGGGGCTTCGGCATTGCGACGTCGACCCGGGCCAGCAACTGATCACCGTAGTGCGCAAGGGAACTCGCGCTTGCCAGCAGGTGCCGGCGTCGGCGGATGCGTTCGTTTGGCTGCGGTTGTATCAGGAACAACTACACGGCCAGGTCCCCCAAGGTCGGATCCAGCCGGTGTGGTGGACGCTTCGGCGGCCTCGGCGGCCGTTGAAATATCACGCGGCGCACCGGATGTTCGAGCGCGCCAACGCAGTCCTCGGCTCGGACTGGACCTTGCACGATCTCAGGCATTCGGCCGCGGCCAGAATGGCCCGCGACCCGCAGCTGACGTTGAGCGACGTGCAGCTGGTCATGGGACATGCGCACCTGTCCACCACCGAAATCTACCTGACCCCGAACAGCGACGAGGTGATCGCCGGAGTCCTGGCCCATCATGCCCGCACCGCCGAACAGCGCGACAAACCGGCGCCACCACCACCGGCGCCCGGTTACGACCCGCAGACGTTGAGCGTGTTGTTCGGAAGGAACCTGTGA
- a CDS encoding TetR family transcriptional regulator, with the protein MTPELGLRERKKRHTRAAISDAAIRLFLADGFDAVSVVEIAAAAEVSKRTLFKYFPSKEDLVVHRFADHVDEAARVVRDRARGQAPLAALHAAFRAGLDNHEPSTGLCDVPEVLACYRLVLDTPTLTARLAQFLTSGEVALAEALGPPGELDARLAASAVIAVQRNLSEANWRALATGHTAAQRHPVAVTEAERAFDLLASGIGDRFQVA; encoded by the coding sequence ATGACACCCGAGTTGGGCCTGCGTGAGCGCAAGAAGCGGCATACCCGCGCAGCCATCTCCGATGCCGCCATCCGGTTGTTCCTGGCCGACGGGTTCGACGCGGTGTCGGTGGTGGAGATCGCAGCTGCCGCGGAGGTGTCCAAGCGCACCCTGTTCAAGTACTTCCCCTCCAAGGAGGACCTGGTCGTGCACCGGTTCGCCGACCACGTCGACGAGGCGGCCCGTGTGGTGCGGGACCGGGCGCGCGGGCAGGCGCCGCTGGCCGCGCTGCACGCCGCGTTTCGCGCCGGCCTGGACAACCACGAACCCAGCACAGGCCTGTGTGACGTGCCCGAGGTGCTGGCCTGCTACCGGTTGGTGCTGGACACCCCGACACTGACCGCGCGGCTCGCCCAGTTCCTCACCAGCGGCGAGGTGGCACTCGCCGAGGCACTCGGCCCGCCGGGGGAGTTGGACGCGCGGCTGGCAGCCAGCGCGGTCATCGCGGTGCAGCGCAACCTCAGCGAGGCCAACTGGCGCGCACTGGCCACCGGCCACACCGCCGCGCAACGGCATCCGGTCGCGGTTACCGAGGCAGAGCGCGCCTTCGACCTGCTGGCCAGCGGTATCGGCGATCGGTTCCAGGTTGCTTGA
- a CDS encoding amidohydrolase family protein: MRTIALEEHFATPAFLSGPGHAMAEQARAAGGGRIIDMLGDLGEGRIAAMDRAGIDVQVLSLTAPGVEQMEPSDAVVMARDTNDYLAEAVRRYPDRFAAFATVAAAAPETAAEELERVVRAYGFKGVLINGHTRGRYLDDEFFWPILERAEALGVPIYLHPTPPPREVIEASYVGNYPSEVADVLATSAWGWHIETATHMLRIVLSGALDRYPGLQFVVGHMGEGLSFMMPRFEQIMSHVVKLERPVGAYFSDNLHYTFAAFNWTPTFLNLLLQVGADRILFATDHPYGSMENARSFLDRLPVSRSDSERIAHGNAERLLGM; encoded by the coding sequence ATGCGCACGATCGCGCTCGAGGAGCATTTCGCAACCCCCGCGTTCCTGTCCGGGCCAGGGCATGCGATGGCTGAGCAGGCGCGGGCGGCCGGCGGCGGCCGGATCATCGACATGCTGGGTGATCTCGGTGAGGGTCGGATCGCGGCGATGGATCGGGCTGGAATTGATGTGCAGGTGCTGTCGTTGACCGCGCCCGGGGTCGAGCAGATGGAACCGAGCGATGCCGTTGTGATGGCCAGGGACACCAACGACTACCTGGCCGAGGCTGTTCGTCGGTATCCCGATCGGTTCGCCGCGTTCGCCACCGTGGCGGCCGCCGCGCCGGAAACGGCCGCCGAGGAGTTGGAACGGGTGGTGCGTGCATACGGGTTCAAGGGGGTGTTGATCAACGGCCATACCCGCGGTCGCTATCTGGACGACGAGTTCTTCTGGCCTATCCTGGAACGGGCCGAGGCACTGGGTGTGCCGATCTATCTGCACCCGACACCACCGCCGCGGGAGGTGATCGAGGCATCTTATGTCGGAAACTACCCCTCCGAGGTGGCCGATGTCCTCGCGACCAGTGCGTGGGGTTGGCATATCGAGACCGCGACCCACATGCTCCGCATCGTGCTCAGCGGGGCCTTAGACCGCTATCCCGGATTACAGTTCGTGGTCGGTCACATGGGCGAAGGGCTCTCGTTCATGATGCCGCGATTCGAGCAGATCATGTCCCACGTCGTGAAGCTGGAACGTCCGGTCGGCGCCTACTTCTCGGACAATCTGCACTACACGTTCGCCGCGTTCAACTGGACGCCCACGTTCCTCAACCTGCTCCTGCAGGTCGGCGCCGACCGCATCCTGTTCGCGACCGATCACCCGTACGGCTCGATGGAAAACGCGCGGTCCTTCCTGGATCGACTTCCCGTCAGCCGCTCCGACAGCGAACGCATCGCGCACGGCAATGCCGAACGCCTGCTGGGGATGTAA
- a CDS encoding site-specific integrase, translated as MNSIVKHSTRKPLTAAASVAAEQRLRNGQLRTEFPPRSIEGWWPHTAATTEQVQQRLTAPPFAPTAKTTRGGRRRGVAKILRWLSSFPGETWQERWQVSGAEEHPGAGWIELPMAWLAAHGGTTSYDSTDLTSGLLMLICGDVLRPGMGWMLTRTHRYLTTMMAQVRDPNGFARLAELAAAEPASSRADAKISATRIAVILACKGGTIADIVVGDCAELVDTMRRVQTRGGQKKVDFYLRLRAMGIFGGHSPHSIRAFGLAGGRLTIEQLVDRYRIQCRPIRDLLIDYLRERQPSLDFSSLDTVSRTLAGLFWARIEALSPGIDTLQIPTEVMRDWKDGLGTVERTTISSTGERIKVPVPRLSLKDELIRVRALYLDIAHWAVEDPARWGPWVAPCPITSAEIQKAKERNHRKARMDQRTRERLPVLPALVATVNDRRLATAGLLAAAQAAQPGAIIDGTGGKLRNAIVPKAIGRFIWAEEVTTGKRRNLSYEEEEAFWAFATIEVLRLTGIRCEELLELSHHSITEYRLPSTGELVPLLQIAPSKTDTERLLLVSPELADILSTIVQRLRNPDGSIPLVVSYDVRERIWNPPMPVLFQRGIGNERRAFTPTAIRKLLINALAATDLTDPNGDPLIFSPHDFRRIFVTDAIMNGLPPHIAQVICGHKSIDTTMGYKAVYPAETIEAHRAFIARRRSVRPGEEYRTPTNEEWDAFLSHFEKRKVSVGTCARAFSTPCIHEHACVRCSLLRPDPAQRARLEEIRDNLEARIVEARREGWLGEIEGLQVSYSGVNDKLAQIDATLQRTTAGTELGIPGFDATFGRTAAP; from the coding sequence GTGAACTCCATCGTCAAGCACAGCACCCGCAAACCCCTGACCGCCGCTGCGTCGGTAGCCGCCGAGCAGCGGCTGCGCAATGGTCAGCTGCGCACCGAATTTCCGCCACGATCGATCGAGGGATGGTGGCCGCACACGGCAGCCACGACCGAGCAGGTGCAACAGCGGTTGACGGCCCCACCGTTCGCCCCTACAGCGAAAACCACTCGGGGCGGGCGACGACGCGGGGTGGCCAAGATACTGCGCTGGCTGTCGTCGTTCCCAGGTGAGACCTGGCAGGAGCGTTGGCAGGTCAGCGGCGCCGAGGAGCATCCGGGAGCAGGATGGATCGAGCTGCCGATGGCGTGGCTGGCAGCACACGGCGGAACCACCTCCTACGACTCGACCGATCTGACGTCCGGGCTGCTCATGCTGATCTGCGGAGATGTGCTCCGCCCCGGCATGGGTTGGATGCTTACCCGCACGCACCGATATCTCACGACGATGATGGCGCAGGTCAGGGATCCGAACGGGTTCGCCCGGCTGGCAGAACTGGCCGCCGCTGAACCGGCCAGTTCCCGGGCTGACGCGAAGATCTCGGCGACTCGCATCGCCGTGATCCTTGCCTGCAAAGGCGGGACCATCGCTGACATCGTCGTCGGTGACTGCGCGGAACTGGTCGACACCATGCGCCGAGTCCAGACCCGCGGCGGACAGAAGAAAGTCGACTTCTATCTCCGGTTGCGCGCTATGGGCATCTTCGGCGGACACTCGCCGCACAGCATCCGCGCGTTCGGGTTGGCCGGTGGACGGCTGACGATCGAGCAACTGGTCGACCGCTACCGCATCCAATGCCGACCGATCCGAGACCTGCTCATCGACTACCTGCGTGAACGACAGCCGTCTCTGGACTTCTCCAGCCTCGACACGGTCTCGAGGACGCTGGCCGGCCTGTTCTGGGCCCGCATCGAGGCACTGTCCCCCGGCATCGACACTCTGCAGATCCCGACGGAGGTGATGCGCGATTGGAAAGACGGTCTCGGCACCGTCGAACGCACCACCATCAGCAGCACTGGCGAGCGGATCAAAGTGCCGGTGCCGCGGCTGAGCCTGAAAGACGAACTAATCCGGGTGCGGGCCCTCTACCTCGACATCGCGCACTGGGCTGTCGAGGACCCCGCTCGTTGGGGGCCGTGGGTCGCGCCCTGCCCGATCACCAGCGCCGAAATTCAGAAGGCCAAGGAACGCAACCACCGCAAAGCCCGCATGGACCAGCGTACCCGCGAACGGCTGCCCGTCTTGCCTGCCCTCGTGGCCACCGTCAACGACCGGCGTCTCGCAACGGCTGGGCTCCTGGCTGCAGCACAAGCGGCACAACCCGGAGCGATCATCGACGGAACAGGCGGGAAACTTCGAAACGCCATAGTTCCCAAAGCGATCGGGCGATTCATCTGGGCTGAGGAAGTCACGACTGGTAAACGGCGCAACCTGTCCTATGAAGAAGAGGAAGCGTTCTGGGCGTTCGCGACCATCGAGGTCCTGCGCCTGACCGGCATCCGCTGCGAGGAACTACTCGAACTGTCTCACCACAGCATCACCGAATACCGGCTGCCTAGCACAGGCGAACTCGTCCCGCTGCTGCAGATTGCACCCTCGAAAACCGACACTGAGCGCCTCCTGCTGGTCAGCCCCGAACTGGCCGACATTCTCAGCACCATCGTCCAACGCTTACGCAACCCGGACGGCTCCATCCCGCTGGTCGTCTCCTACGACGTCAGGGAGAGAATCTGGAACCCGCCCATGCCGGTGCTGTTCCAGCGCGGGATCGGCAACGAACGCCGCGCCTTCACCCCAACCGCGATCCGGAAACTGCTCATCAACGCGCTCGCCGCGACCGACCTCACCGACCCCAACGGCGACCCGCTGATCTTCAGCCCTCACGATTTCCGGCGGATCTTCGTCACCGACGCCATCATGAACGGCCTGCCACCGCACATCGCACAGGTCATTTGCGGGCACAAAAGCATCGATACAACCATGGGCTACAAGGCCGTCTACCCTGCGGAAACCATTGAGGCACACCGAGCCTTCATCGCACGGCGCCGGTCGGTTCGGCCCGGCGAAGAATACCGCACGCCGACCAACGAAGAGTGGGATGCGTTCCTGTCTCACTTCGAGAAGCGGAAAGTGTCGGTCGGGACATGCGCGCGGGCATTTTCGACGCCCTGCATTCATGAGCACGCATGCGTCCGATGTTCACTCCTGAGACCGGACCCGGCCCAACGAGCCAGGCTCGAAGAGATCCGCGACAACCTCGAAGCCCGCATCGTCGAGGCCAGACGCGAGGGCTGGCTCGGCGAAATCGAGGGCCTGCAGGTCAGCTACAGCGGCGTCAACGACAAACTCGCCCAGATCGACGCCACGCTCCAGCGAACCACAGCAGGGACCGAACTCGGCATCCCCGGATTCGATGCCACTTTCGGAAGGACTGCTGCCCCATAG
- a CDS encoding class I SAM-dependent methyltransferase — protein MSADDWLTDTRISYDTVALSYADQVRDALAGHPYLRAALALFADSVRAAGGGLVADVGCGPGHVTAYLHELGVDAFGVDLSPGMIEAARRDHPGLRFEVGSMTELDFPAASMAGMLAWQSLIHVPDDEVPAVLRHFHRVLRPGGPLQLLFHVGTESQLKTQGYGGHPMNVHVHRRQPDLMTTWLRDAGFKVEAHMLLAPEEKASQAILFARHQPYQ, from the coding sequence ATGAGCGCAGACGACTGGTTGACCGATACCCGAATCTCCTACGACACTGTCGCGCTGAGCTATGCCGACCAGGTGCGCGATGCCTTGGCTGGACACCCATACCTCCGTGCAGCTCTGGCATTGTTCGCGGACAGCGTGCGGGCCGCTGGCGGCGGGCTCGTAGCCGATGTCGGGTGCGGTCCCGGACACGTTACCGCCTACTTACACGAGCTGGGTGTTGATGCCTTCGGTGTCGATCTCTCCCCTGGGATGATCGAGGCAGCTCGGCGTGACCACCCTGGACTGCGGTTCGAGGTGGGTTCTATGACGGAGCTGGACTTCCCGGCAGCCTCGATGGCCGGCATGCTGGCTTGGCAGTCGTTGATCCACGTCCCCGACGACGAGGTCCCGGCCGTGCTGAGGCACTTTCATCGAGTACTGCGTCCCGGCGGACCACTGCAATTACTGTTCCACGTCGGCACCGAGTCGCAGTTGAAGACCCAAGGCTATGGCGGTCACCCGATGAATGTCCATGTCCACCGTCGGCAGCCGGACCTCATGACGACCTGGCTGCGTGATGCCGGATTCAAGGTCGAGGCTCACATGCTGCTCGCCCCGGAAGAGAAAGCTTCGCAAGCAATACTTTTCGCACGTCACCAGCCTTACCAGTAG